TACAACCTTTCATTTTCATCCCAAGCCAGCCCTTGAGGGTTACGGTGTCCATAAGAAAAAACATAGGAATCTTCCAATGGATTATCTTCTGGAACCCGGCCGTTTAAATCGATTCGAAGTATGCTCCCAGCAAGGATTTCAGACTGCTGTGCTTCGTTTTTCATATTTGCATCTCCTGTGGTTGCATAAAGCATGCCATCTGGTCCAAGCTTCAAGCGGCCGCCATTGTGAATGTCAGCGCCTGGTATGTTTTCTAATAAAGGTTTTTGTTCTCTCCAATTGTCTCCTTGTTTTTTAATTACCGCGATTCGGTTAAAGAGAGAATTATTATTACGATAAGTATGATAAACATAAGCGGTTTGGTTTTCTTTAAAATTCTCATCAAGTACAAAGCCAAGCAGACCGCCTTCTCCTTGGCTGGCTACCTCTTCTTCAAGTTCTACTTGCTGACGGTTTAACGATCCATCTTTATCGATAAAAGCAATATGACCTTCTCTTTCTGTTATAAAAAAGCCATCTTCATAGGGTTGAATCGTCCAAGGAACGTTCAGATCGGCTGCGACTGTTTCTACATATAAATCATCCCTTTCCGTTGTTTTCTCTGTGTTCGTGCCGGGAATTTCTTGTGAAGAATCATATTCTTTTTTGGGATCAAAAATACAGCCTGAAAGTTCAAATGACGTAAGCAGAAAAAGAATAATTAAAAACCATGATATTTTACATTGTAAAAATCATCTTTCCTCCAATCCTTGATTAGATTTTATTTCTAATTCCCCTTATTCCCGGTTTAGGTTGGACTTAACCTAAAGTATTTTTATGAGTTATAATAAATATACAAGTTTTAGAATCGTTTTTATTGCAGGAGGAAGTTTATGATAGCTGAAGCGGAAAAATATTTGAAAGAATACTTTGGGTATGTTCAATTTCGCCGTGGACAGAAAAACATTATAGAAAAAGTGTTTGAAAAGCAGCGTGTTCTAGGAGTCATGCCAACTGGGGGAGGAAAATCTTTATGTTATCAAATCCCGTCACTCCTACTAGACGGATTAACCGTAGTAATTTCACCGTTAATCTCTTTGATGAAAGATCAGGTCGATGAAATAAACGAGGCAGGAATACCAGCCACTTACATAAATAGTTCTTTAACCTATGAAGAAACAGAACAATGCATGAAAGATTTGCAAAATGGAGAATATCGCTTGCTTTATTTAGCACCGGAAAGGTTAGAACACCAAGCTTTTTTACATAAAATAAAAAAAGTGCCTATTTCTTTGATTGCCATTGATGAAGCACATTGCCTTTCCCAATGGGGGCATGATTTTCGTCCAAGCTATCTTACTATCCCGCGTTTTTTGGATTTTGCTGGCAGAAATATATCCGTACTGGCTCTTACAGCTACAGCAACGCCGCAAGTTTCTGCAGATATAAGCAGGGCTCTTTCCATATCTGAAGATAATGTGATACTTACTGGTTTTAAAAGAGAAAACTTAACTTTTTCTGTTATTAAAGGACAGGATCGTGACAGTTATCTTACAGATTACATCAAAAAACACCGTGAACAAGCAGGGATAGTTTATGCAGCGACAAGAAAAGAAGTGGAACGGCTCCATCATAAGTTTACAAATGAAAACATAAAAGCAGAAAAATATCATGGAGGAATGACTGCTGAAAACAGAGCTGTCGGCCAAGAGCGGTTTGTTTATGACGAGTCTAATGTAATGGTAGCAACAACTGCGTTTGGAATGGGAATTAATAAATCAAATGTTCGCTTTGTGCTGCATGCACAGATGCCAAGAAATATTGAATCTTATTACCAAGAGGCAGGCAGAGCAGGAAGAGACGGATCAGAAAGTGATTGTATATTATTTTTTTCTCCAAAAGATATCCATACTCATCAATATTTAATTGAACAGTCTCGTTTGGATGAACCGCGTAAAGAGATGGAATATAATAAATTAAGGCAGATGGTTAATTATTGTCATACGGAAGATTGCTTGCAAAACTATATTTTAAAATATTTTGGAGAAGAGCCTAAAGATACTTGTGGGACATGTCTTCATTGTACGGATGATCGATCGCTAAAGGATGCAACAACAGAAGCACAAATGGTGTTTTCTTGTGTGAAACGAATGAGAGAAAGGTACGGGAAAACATTGGTTTCTCAAGTTCTTACCGGTTCATCTAATCAAAAACTCCGTCAATTAAGACTAGATACTTTGTCAACCTATGGATTGTTAAAAGACCAATCACAAAAACAAGTAAATGAGTTTATTGACTTTTTACTAGCTCACCAATACCTTCAGCTCATAGAAGGAGCTTATCCAGTTCTTAAGCTGACTAATCGTGCTCTCCATGTTTTAAAAGGGAAGCAGAAAGTGAAGAAAAAAGAAACATTAAAAGCGAAAAATGTGGACAAAGAAAATCCATTGTTTGAGGAATTGAGAAAAGAGCGAGCAGTTATAGCCAAACAGCAAGGAATAGCTCCTTATATGGTATTTTCTGATCGTACCCTCTTGGATATATGTGCCTATCTTCCTGCTGATAAGACCCAATTACTCCAAATAAAAGGAGTAGGGAAACAAAAACTAGAATCGTATGGAGAAGTTTTTTTAGATATAATACATAGTCATAAAATAGAGTAATAAACTCATTATCAATTTCTTAGCATCTTGCATGAATGGATATGCTGAATGAAAAAAGCCAAAGAAAGCGGATTAAATGTAGAAGACGTACGGAAATTCTTCATTCAATGGAATGAAGACGTCATAACATAAAGGCCCGCAAGAGCAGGGGTCTTTTTTGTACTTTAGGAGAGTTTAACTTTATGAAAGGAATAAAGTATAAGAAAAACGATGGCATCCGCCATAAGGACTTGGCGGCAAGCCAAGTTTTTCTAATTGTCTGTTTGGCGCATCGCTAAAAATGTCACGACCTGCGGCATTGTCAGCGGTAGCAAATCCAATGCGTCGACATGTATGTTCTTAGGAGAAGTTTTTTGTTTGAACTCCCTCTTTTAAGTAATTGTACTTTTTCTTAATGTCCGGAAAAAGTAAAAAGAACTCTCCGGAGAGAGTTCTTTGGTTATTGGTTTTACATTACTGTTTAGTTACATTTGCAGCTTGTGGGCCGCGGTCGCCTTCAACGATTTCAAAGTTAACTTGCTGACCTTCTTCTAATGTTTTGAACCCTTCTTCTTGAATAGCAGAGAAGTGAACAAATACATCGTCTGCGCCTTCACGCTCAATAAATCCAAAACCTTTTTCTGCATTAAACCATTTAACTGTTCCTTGTTCCATGTGATCCTCCTGTGTGCGAGATTTACGCACGAAATAAATTACTTATCTTGCTAAACACTATGATCAAAGCGACCTCTGACCCTAGGTTACAAAATAGCAATTACATCTTATCATGTACTGAAAAGAATTGCAACTCCTTAAGCAAACAAAATGTTATTTTTAATATTAAATGAACTTAGAATATGCAAAAAACGTTTATTATGGGGAGCAATAGAGGAATAACGATAATATACAAATTAGTTATAAATCAAATAATTAAGGAAAAAGGTGATGAAAAATGGAACCAATGTTTACTTCCCATGCTGCGGCCAAGGGCGGAAGAGAAGGACACGTGAAATCTGATGATGGAATCATTGATTTAAATCTCGAAATGCCAGGTTCAGGTTCTTCAGAAAAAGGAACCAATCCAGAACAATTATTTGCAGCAGGCTATGCTGCATGTTTTGATGGAGCGCTAAACCTTGTGGCTAAAAATCAGAATAAAGAAATTGACTCAAAGGTAAACGGTGCCGTCGGTTTATTGAAAGATCAAGAAGATAATGGATTTAAAATAGCTGTCAGGCT
This DNA window, taken from Alteribacillus bidgolensis, encodes the following:
- a CDS encoding PQQ-dependent sugar dehydrogenase; its protein translation is MSWFLIILFLLTSFELSGCIFDPKKEYDSSQEIPGTNTEKTTERDDLYVETVAADLNVPWTIQPYEDGFFITEREGHIAFIDKDGSLNRQQVELEEEVASQGEGGLLGFVLDENFKENQTAYVYHTYRNNNSLFNRIAVIKKQGDNWREQKPLLENIPGADIHNGGRLKLGPDGMLYATTGDANMKNEAQQSEILAGSILRIDLNGRVPEDNPLEDSYVFSYGHRNPQGLAWDENERLYSSEHGPSGHDEINRIEAGQNYGWLAITGDATNTAMQSPLFHSGNNTWAPSGISFHNGNLYVTGLRGNQLMRFNLEKEEMEIVFSGEGRLRDVYIENDNMYVITNNRDGRGTPGEQDDRLLHLKNFEVHTE
- the recQ gene encoding DNA helicase RecQ is translated as MIAEAEKYLKEYFGYVQFRRGQKNIIEKVFEKQRVLGVMPTGGGKSLCYQIPSLLLDGLTVVISPLISLMKDQVDEINEAGIPATYINSSLTYEETEQCMKDLQNGEYRLLYLAPERLEHQAFLHKIKKVPISLIAIDEAHCLSQWGHDFRPSYLTIPRFLDFAGRNISVLALTATATPQVSADISRALSISEDNVILTGFKRENLTFSVIKGQDRDSYLTDYIKKHREQAGIVYAATRKEVERLHHKFTNENIKAEKYHGGMTAENRAVGQERFVYDESNVMVATTAFGMGINKSNVRFVLHAQMPRNIESYYQEAGRAGRDGSESDCILFFSPKDIHTHQYLIEQSRLDEPRKEMEYNKLRQMVNYCHTEDCLQNYILKYFGEEPKDTCGTCLHCTDDRSLKDATTEAQMVFSCVKRMRERYGKTLVSQVLTGSSNQKLRQLRLDTLSTYGLLKDQSQKQVNEFIDFLLAHQYLQLIEGAYPVLKLTNRALHVLKGKQKVKKKETLKAKNVDKENPLFEELRKERAVIAKQQGIAPYMVFSDRTLLDICAYLPADKTQLLQIKGVGKQKLESYGEVFLDIIHSHKIE
- a CDS encoding cold-shock protein, with translation MEQGTVKWFNAEKGFGFIEREGADDVFVHFSAIQEEGFKTLEEGQQVNFEIVEGDRGPQAANVTKQ
- a CDS encoding organic hydroperoxide resistance protein codes for the protein MEPMFTSHAAAKGGREGHVKSDDGIIDLNLEMPGSGSSEKGTNPEQLFAAGYAACFDGALNLVAKNQNKEIDSKVNGAVGLLKDQEDNGFKIAVRLDVEVNGVGQEEAEELTTAAHQVCPYSKATRGNIEVSINTKAI